A genomic segment from Malaclemys terrapin pileata isolate rMalTer1 chromosome 1, rMalTer1.hap1, whole genome shotgun sequence encodes:
- the A4GALT gene encoding lactosylceramide 4-alpha-galactosyltransferase → MYKTPICVLQLSRVVMNHKLWAVFIITFKFMSFVSIMFYWKITEDAKGKSLLYGLPLDVKCPRSVPSPPPAVSGRPPPPPGDIFFVETSEKTNPSFLFMCSVESAARAHPETKVVILMKGLANRNFTLPKHWGFSLLSCFPNVEIRPLDLNDLFSGTPLADWYLVAQHRWEPYFLPILSDACRIAIMWKFGGIYLDTDFIVLKNLKNLTNALGTQSKYVLNGAFLSFEAKHKFIELCMQDYVDNYNGWIWGHQGPQLLTRVFKKWCSIRSLRNSKSCKGVRTLPREAFYPIRWQDWKKYFEVVSSSELHRLFKNTYAVHIWNKKSQGTKFEITSKALLAQLHSHYCPSTYGIMKKYF, encoded by the coding sequence ATGTACAAAACGCCCATCTGCGTGCTACAGCTAAGCAGGGTGGTGATGAACCACAAGCTCTGGGCTGTGTTTATCATCACCTTCAAGTTCATGTCCTTTgtctccataatgttttattggAAAATCACAGAGGATGCCAAAGGCAAGAGTCTGCTCTATGGCTTGCCTCTGGATGTCAAATGTCCTCGATCtgtgccttctcctcccccagctgtATCTGGCAGGCCACCTCCACCGCCTGGGGATATATTTTTTGTGGAGACCTCAGAAAAAACCAACCCAAGTTTTCTCTTTATGTGCTCTGTCGAATCAGCAGCCAGGGCTCACCCTGAGACCAAAGTAGTCATCCTTATGAAGGGCTTGGCAAACAGAAATTTCACTCTTCCAAAACACTGGGGTTTCTCCCTGCTGAGTTGCTTCCCCAATGTGGAAATCCGGCCACTGGACTTGAATGACCTTTTCTCTGGTACCCCTCTAGCTGACTGGTATTTGGTGGCCCAGCACAGATGGGAGCCTTATTTCTTACCCATACTTTCTGATGCCTGTAGAATTGCTATCATGTGGAAATTTGGGGGTATCTACTTAGACACAGACTTCATAGTCCTTAAGAACTTAAAGAACCTCACCAATGCACTTGGAACCCAGTCCAAATATGTATTGAATGGAGCTTTTCTCTCTTTTGAAGCCAAACACAAGTTCATCGAGCTTTGCATGCAGGACTATGTGGATAATTACAATGGCTGGATCTGGGGGCACCAGGGCCCACAGCTTTTAACACGTGTTTTCAAAAAATGGTGCTCGATCAGGAGTCTCCGGAACAGTAAAAGCTGTAAAGGAGTCAGAACTCTTCCCAGAGAAGCCTTTTATCCCATCCGCTGGCAGGACTGGAAGAAGTACTTTGAAGTGGTCAGCTCTTCGGAGCTTCACAGACTCTTCAAGAACACCTACGCGGTGCATATTTGGAATAAAAAGAGCCAAGGGACAAAATTTGAGATCACCTCAAAAGCTTTACTGGCTCAGCTGCATTCCCATTACTGCCCTTCAACGTATGGGATAatgaagaaatatttttga